The Oikeobacillus pervagus sequence GAAAGTAAGGATGCATAAGAAATAATCTTTAGATGTGGGAACACTATGCGTTCTCCAACCGGTTCGTTTGAGATGACAATCACTTGGAATGATTGTGGAATTTTTTCAAGGCAAGCGAGAACATTTGGAAGATAGTCGTGATCGACAAAAATGACTTTACTTTCAGAGTGTTGAATAATGTATTGTAATCCTTCTCCTTTTAAATGGACATTCAATGGGACGGATATCGCGCCAAGGAAAGATAGGGACATCCAAATATCCAAGTATTCTGGACCATTATCCATCATGATACAAACGGTGTCTTCACTTCTAATTCCAATTTCCAATAAGCCATTAGTTGTACGTTGAATTCGATTATATAGTTGTGAATATGAAATACTTTCATTATGACTGTGTAAATAGGGTTTATTTGGGGTTTCTTCTATATGATGTAATAAAAATTGTGGAATATTTTGCAACAGGTACCCTCCTTCATTTATTGCTTATTTTCAATCACTAGTTTGTCAGCTTGAATACGCGGATCTTCATGTGAAAATAGTTCACTTTTTTCATTTTTCGTTAAATAGGAAACGATCACAAATGAAAGAGTTGAAATGATAAAAGCGATAGCGCCTGTGTCTAACTGAGGAGTATAGATTCCTTTGACCTTCAAAATATAAAGAATGAGACTAAGAGAGAATCCAAGAATCGTGGAAACAAGAGCTGCTTGACGGGTTGCACGCTTCCACCAAATACCTATACTGACAGCTGGAAGTAGGGACGCCACGAATAATCCCCATGATGCATTTCCTAACCAACCAACTAAATCGGGTGGATTTAATGATAAAAGGAAAGTTAAAGCGACAGTAGCTAAAGTCACCCAACGTGAAAGCGATAATTCCTTTTTTGGAGGGAGTTCTTTTCCTTTTTTGATGACTTGTTGATAAATATCCCGAACTACACTGGAACTTGCTAATAGAAGAAAAGCTTCACTTGTTGACATGATTGCTGCCATTACAGCTGCAAATAAAAGTCCGGCAATAACTGGGTGGAAGTATGTCGTGATGAAGGTTGGTACGACTAAATCAGCGGAAGCAGGAGCAGCCATTTCGCCACGTTCGACTAGAATTCTTGTAAAGGGACCCGAAAACCAAAGCAGTACGGTTAAACCATAAGTTAATGCGGCAATAAAAGCCGCCCATTTTAACATGGAAAGTTTCCGTATCATATAAAACTTAGTTACAACATGAGGTTGGGCTTGTTGGCCAATCATATAAAGTAAAAAATAGGAGAGGAAGATAAAGATTGTCATCGACCCACCATTGGTATGAAAGGCCTGGGTGAGATCTGGATTGATTTGCGTTAATTCTCGATTCATTTGACTAAATCCGCCTACTAATCGAAGCCCACCAAAAAATACAATTAAAGAACCTGCGACCATGATGATCATTTGAATGAAGTCTGTCCAAACAGCACTAATCATTCCACCAGCTACAACATACACGGTTAGGATGGCGACACCGATGAATAATGCCACTTCATAACGAACCCCTAATACCGTTTGTAACATATTACCAAGTGCCTTGTATTGAGCCATTTGATATCCAATAGCACCGCCTAAGATGGCGAGCGCTGTGACCACTCGGACGGCTTTGCTGTTATATCGGGTTTCAAGTAAATCAGAGATGGTCAACGAGCCGAATTTTTCCGATATTTTTCTCAACGGTTTGGCAAGGACTAAGAAACTAACAAAAATTCCGGCCGTCGCAAAGATCCCGAGCATGATGATAATATATCCATTTTCATATGCGATTGCTGGTAATCCTACAAATCCATATCCTGACATTGTCGTAGAAGAAATAGCGAGAGCGACAAGCCATGGACCAAAACTCCGTCCCCCAATATAAAAGGTACTCATATCTTTTTGCTTGCGACTAGACCAAATCCCGATGACAAGGATGACTATAAGATAAAGAATTCCGATGATTAATATGATCATCTTGTCCATTCATTCTCCTCCTCATGTTTAAAAGCAAAATGTCCCCATAATAAGGATGCAACTAAAACAAGCGGCCAAAAAATGAATACCATGAATCCGGTGAAAATGGGAATTCCAAACAAAGAAACACCTCCTCATGCACTGCCAATTTGATTTCTTACAGGGCTAGTTGATGTAATAGATTCAATGGCCCCGGTTTAAAGAAGTTAACTATAAGTACTATATTTATGAACATAGTAGAATATTCGGAAAAAATAGAAGTGGGCCGTGATCAGTTGAAATAACTGAATCCTTTCGATCGATTAATATAAGAAATTAATTATGGGACTATTTAGATTTTTCTTATAGTTGAAAAATTAGTCTTTATATTCCATAATTGTCTATAGGATTATATGAAAATAAAATGATCGATCTCAAGCTTTATAGGTTGTGAGAGACGGAAAGAACCGATGTATTCAAAGTTAAATATTTTTGAAAGAGGAAATTTCTATTTTCCATCCTTATTCCTTTAATTTACCTGAGATTCGTTTTAATACAGTTCCATCCTTACGAGAATGCATTAATTAGTGGAGAATGATTTACAATTATCATGGACCCTCCTATTTTGATGTCCTATCCAATTTTTGATGGGAAAGATCGGTTAATCAACCCTTTATTACATGAGTCAGATGAGGAACCAATAAATTAGCCACCCAACATGGATATAAGACCCTTTAAAGGGAGAATGTGTATATAATGTGAAAAGATGGGTCTTTATACATATGTCCTAATAGTGGATTCTGTTAATATAATGGAAGGAGTAATGATGATTTTCGGGGGGATGGAAGAGGGGATTGTATTTATAGAAGGTTCTTATTTTTCAAAAAAATAAGTATGTTAACTGCGAATTATTTGATAGAATGACGATAATCACTATTCTCTAAAAATCCGAATGAAATTTCATCATTCCACATAAAGACTGCTACTTCGGCTCATTGACGATTTGTAGAACTTTCACGAAGGAACTGATGATACGTTGTATAGAATTGCAATCGAAAGAGAAGTTGATATTTATATGGCAAGTACGATTGGGAAAAAATTAGCAGATGAGCATCATCTTAATAAGATAGAGCAAACAAAATTAGTCGTTTCAATTATGGAATTATCCCGAAATATTATTTATTATGCTGACGAAGGAGAAGTGTATATCACTCCAATTCCATCGTATGGGATTGAGGTCATTGCGATCGATAAAGGGCCTGGGATAAAAGATTTAGAAAAAGTATTAAAAAATGAGGTTCCATCCAAAAAAGGGCTTGGATTAGGACTTTCAGGTGTGAAGCGGCTTATGGATGAATTTGAGATTATAAGCGATGAAGAGAATGGTACGAAAATTCGAGCTGTCAAGTGGTTTAATGAAAGGAAGGTCAGTCCCTATGACAAAATCACTTAAACTCCACCGTAATAATTATGGATATATTCAATTGAATCGGGATGGCACAATTATCAATACAAATGATGAAGTTAGAAGATGTCCCATCTTTCGTAAATTAGAAGATTCAGATAATATTTTCAAACAACTTAAAAATGAAGAGGTGAGGATGAAGCTGCATCAATGCTTCCTTGGGAAACTAAGTCAATTTATCGTGACAATTGATTCACAGCAATATTTTTTTCACTTCCTTTCAATTGCTGAATCGATTACATCTCATTTATACATTTTTAATTTAGACGAACTGATGATGGAAAATGGAAATAATAACTGGAATGCTCACTTATTGACTTCGATTGGAGAATTGTCTGCGGGAGTTGCTCATGAAGTACGAAATCCATTGACTGCAGTGAAAGGTTTTCTCCAATTACTAGAGCAAACCTACAATACGAAATACATACATATTGCTTTGGATGAAGTCGAACGGGCGATTAGTATATTAAATGATTTAATGAGTGTATCAAAACCTGAATTTGAGCAGGAAAATGTCATTTCGTTTAATGTCGCGACTGAACTTGAATCGACTTTACTTTTATTCCAAAATCAACTTTATAATATAAGAATTGTTAAAGATTTTAAGCAACAAGTAGCGATCGTAAAGGGAAGAAGAAATCAAATCAAGAAAGCTTTCTTTAATTTAATCAAAAATGCGATTGAAGCGATGCCAAACGGGGGAACCCTTACGATTGAGTTGTACCAAGATGAGGATGGGACTCATGTCATGATTTCTGATACGGGCGTAGGGATTCCAAAAGATAAACTCCGTCTTCTAGGAACACCGTTTTTCACATTGAAACAAGATGGAACAGGGATGGGAATCGCTCAAGTTTATTCCGCGATTCAAAATAATCATGCATTTATTCAAGTAAAAAGTATAGAAGGAAAAGGAACATCTTTTTATATTCGTTTTCCGAACGATAGTCGCAGGAAAGACCATACAATATCAATGGAGGGAATCGAGATGAAAACAGTTCAAGCCGGAACAAGCCTTGCAGAATTTCTTGAAAAAAATGCGGATGCCTATGCAAATGAGTGGCACGAATATATTGAACGAAACAAAAGTTATTTCTTTGATTTTTATGAAGACCCTGAAACATTGAAAGAAACAGTTAGATTGTTAACCCTTCTTGTATCTAAAAGCATTAATGGAATCAAATCGGAAGAAATTATCGCATGGGCAAAAGAGACAGGAACAAATCGTGCCAAAGTGGATTTCCCTATTAATCTTGCATGGGAAGTATTCCAATCTTGTCGAGGAATTTTATGGAGTGCGATTAGAACCTATTATTTGGAAGAAGGGATTAAACTCGATATCGAGGAGTTTTTCGCTTTAGAACGGAATATCAACGACATCATTGACACGATCATTGACACCTATACTTCTTATTATGTGAAATATAAAGACGAGCTATTAAGATGCCAACGCGAAACAGTGGATGAATTATCCGTTCCAGTTATTCCAATTGCGAACAAAGTGAGTATCCTTCCGATTGTTGGGAATGTTGACACGTATCGTGCCAAAAAAATCCGTGAAAAAACGCTTGTAAGAGTAAAAGAATTAAAAGCACAAAAATTAATCATCGATATATCGGGTGTCCCATTTGTTGATACAGCGGTCGTGAATCATTTATTTAAAATTGTGAAAGGAATTAGATTACTAGGATGTTCAACGATCCTAACAGGTATTAGCCCAGAAATTGCGGATACGATGATTGAGCTTGGAATTGAAATCGATAGTGAATTAAAAACTCGCTCCGACTTACAACAAGCTTTACAAGAGATTCAATTATAAAGTGAAACTTCATTCAGTAGTGATTTTACTGCCCGTTAAGGGGGACTAAAAAGATTTCACTCAACACTAGACCGTCTGATCACGGTCTAGTGTTTTATTTTGTAATAAATTTCTCCTTTCCTCCAAAAGAGGGTTTGCCTATTCCTTTCCCTTTGGATTATGATAAAAAAAGAAGGGGGAATTAGATGCTGAACATCAATCCAGATCACGTTGTCCTTAAACCTGCATTTGCGACTATACAATGTGAGCCCAACTGGGAATGGAAGAAACGCGAGCAACCATTTGCTAACTATGATTTATTTTACATATGGAGTGGAGAGGGAACGGTCGTGTTAAACCGTCGCCCATATAATGTACAAAAGGGAAGTTGTTTTCTTTTTAAACCAGGCGATGAGACAACTGCCACTCAAAATTCTCAGAATGCCCTCACCTTAACTTATATCCATTTTGATGTCACGGAGTTTATTCAAACCGTTCCACAATCTTATCGAATTATTCAAAATACGCTGAATTTCGAATCCCTTTTAACAAGATATGTTCGTTTATTATTAGAAAAGCCATTTGGAGCTGAAGTGGAAGCAAAGCTGATCATAAAGGAGCTAATGATTCATTTATTGCGAGAAGATCTACAGGAAGAAAAACAGCTGGTCGATGTAAGCAATCGTTTGCTGGAAACGATTCGAGAAATTGCCAATTATATTCGCCAACATCCGAGTAGAGAGCACTCCATTGAAAACTTAGCTGCTCGTGCTAATTTATCCCCACGCTATTTTTCCAAAAAGTTCAAACAAATTATTGGTCAAACGGTTCGTTCCTATATCATCCAAGCGCGGATTGAACGAGCAGAACATTTACTTTATTATACAGGAATGACCGTGACCGAAGCAGCCAAAACCCTCGGTTACTCAGACCTCCACTTCTTTAGCAGACAATTTAAACAGTACACAGGAAAAAATCCATCCGAAATCCGCTAGCCGAAACCAAATGCGGAAGCGCCTCGCTCATCGGCGTACAAGATTTCATAAGTTTCGCTAAAATAGGGAAAACGTGAGCCGTCCCGCAAGCTTTTATCATTTGAAACAGCAATAAAAGCCGCCGAACAATCCAATGTTTGGCGGTTTTTTGTTAATAATGATTCAAAAAGTGCAAATATTTTATCTTTTACTCTAAATAAAGTTTGTTTATTAGATGTTATGATCATTCTACCAGGAAAAAGTAAGAGGGGGATACAAGATGAAACAGAACAATGGACTAAGGAAACTGGGTTTGTATGATCCTCAATTTGAACATGATGCATGTGGAATCGCGATGCTCGCCAATATTCAAGGAAAGAAATCTCATCAAATAGTAGATCAAGCGTTAACAGCCCTTGAACGATTAGACCATCGTGGGGGTCGAGGAGCAGATGATCGACTAGGGGATGGAGCAGGTATTTTGACTGAAATTCCTCATTCTTTCTTTGAAAAGGAATGGCAAAAGAAAGGCAAGGATCTTCCACCTATTCGACAATATGGTGTGGGGATGTTGTTTCTTCCGAGACAAACGGAAGTGAGACAATATTGTGAGGAACTGATTGAAAATGTACTTGAGAAAGAACAAATCCCATTATTCGGTTGGAGGACCGTCCCAACGAATCCACAACAATTGAATGACGAGGCAAAAGCGACCCAGCCGATCATTCGTCAACTATTTGTGTTGAAACCGAGTGAGGAAATACCGGAACTTACATTCGAACAAAAAATGTATCAAGTACGTAGAAAAGTGGAGAAACAGTTTCAGACCATTGATTTTCAAGGAAAAGAGAAAGGCTATTTTGCAAGTTTTTCAGCTAAAACGATCGTCTATAAGGGACTGTTACTTCCCGAACAATTAAGAAGTTTTTATCTTGATTTGACAAATGAACAATATAAGTCCGCGTTTGCGTTGGTTCATAATCGTTTTAGTACGAATACTTTTCCAAGTTGGAATCGGGCACAGCCTAACCGGTTTGTGATGCATAATGGGGAGATTAATACGATCAACGGAAATATTCATTGGAATTTTGCCAGGGAGAAATCATTTGAATCGAATAGTTCTCTAGATATCCAAGAACTTTGTCCCATTATTAACGTAGAAGGTAGTGACTCCGCTATATTTGACAATGTATTAGAAAGCTTAGTGTTGTCAGGGTGGTCACTCCCACATGCGATGATGATGATGATTCCGGAGCCTTGGCAGAAAAATCAATTGATGGACGAAGATAAAAAAGCCTTTTACCAATACCATAGCTGTTTAATGGAACCATGGGATGGACCGGCTGCGATGTCTTTTACCGATGGAGATCAAATTGGAGCATGTCTGGACAGAAATGGACTTAGGCCCGCTCGCTTTATAGTGACAGATGATGATTTCATTTGCTTGTCTTCAGAAGTAGGGGTTGTCGATGTTCCAGAAGAAAAAATCATCATGAAAGACCGGTTGAAGCCAGGTCAAATGATTCTCGTAGATATCCGGGAAGGGCGCTTATGTTTAGATGAAGAAATCAAACAAGAAATAGTATCAAAAGAGCCGTATCGACAATGGGTCCGCGAGCAAATTGTTCCAATTGAGAATGTGAAAATTTTAAATACTGAAAAATCAGAATTAAAAGAAAATAATTCGATGTTAGAGAGACTACGAGTCAATTTTGGTTATACGGTGGAGGAATGGGAAAAAGGATTGAAACCAATGATTCTGCAAGGGAAAGAACCAATTGGATCGATGGGTTATGATGCACCTTTAGCAGTTCTTTCCGATCGCCCACAGCTTTTGTTTCATTATTTCAAACAACGGTTTGCACAAGTAACCAATCCACCCATTGATGCGATTCGTGAGGAACTTGTAACATCTGTTGAAGTATTGATTGGCACTGAAGGGAATTTACTTCATCCGAATGAACAAGAGTATAAAAAAATCCGATTACAAACACCTGTATTATCGGAAAAGGAAATAGAACGGTTACGATTTTTGCAAACAGAGGACTTTAAATCAGTCGTTCTTCCATTTGTATTTCCTATAAATGAACAACAGATGAATATGGAACAATCACTTGAAGCTTATCTACAATCAGTAGACGAAGCAGTTGAAAAGGGAAGTAACATTCTCATCTTAAGTGATCGTGGAGTCAATGCCGAACATGCAGCGATTCCTTCTTTACTCGCCGTATCAGCCGTGCACCATCATTTAATTCAGACAGGTGCCAGAAGTAAAGTGAGTCTTGTCATTGAATCAGGGGAAGTGCGTGAGATCCATCATTTTGCCACCCTTCTTGGCTATGGTGCAAATGCTATTTACCCGTATCTTGTGTATGCATCATTATCAGAAATGATGGAGACAGAGGGGAATCCAATATCGGTCGAGGAGGCAAGTTGTCATTATGTGAAATCTGTAACAAAGGGAATTTTGAAAATTATGTCTAAGATGGGGATTTCCACAGTGCAAAGCTATATTGGAGCACAAATTTTTGAAGCAATTGGAATTCATTCAGACGTGATTCAAACATATTTTCCGAGAACAGCCTCGCAAATTGGCGGATTGACAATGGCGGATATAGAAAAGGAAGTGCGAATGAGACATAGTGAAGCATTCGATACCAATATGCCGATGGATACGGGATCAGATTATC is a genomic window containing:
- a CDS encoding helix-turn-helix domain-containing protein is translated as MLNINPDHVVLKPAFATIQCEPNWEWKKREQPFANYDLFYIWSGEGTVVLNRRPYNVQKGSCFLFKPGDETTATQNSQNALTLTYIHFDVTEFIQTVPQSYRIIQNTLNFESLLTRYVRLLLEKPFGAEVEAKLIIKELMIHLLREDLQEEKQLVDVSNRLLETIREIANYIRQHPSREHSIENLAARANLSPRYFSKKFKQIIGQTVRSYIIQARIERAEHLLYYTGMTVTEAAKTLGYSDLHFFSRQFKQYTGKNPSEIR
- the gltB gene encoding glutamate synthase large subunit; translation: MKQNNGLRKLGLYDPQFEHDACGIAMLANIQGKKSHQIVDQALTALERLDHRGGRGADDRLGDGAGILTEIPHSFFEKEWQKKGKDLPPIRQYGVGMLFLPRQTEVRQYCEELIENVLEKEQIPLFGWRTVPTNPQQLNDEAKATQPIIRQLFVLKPSEEIPELTFEQKMYQVRRKVEKQFQTIDFQGKEKGYFASFSAKTIVYKGLLLPEQLRSFYLDLTNEQYKSAFALVHNRFSTNTFPSWNRAQPNRFVMHNGEINTINGNIHWNFAREKSFESNSSLDIQELCPIINVEGSDSAIFDNVLESLVLSGWSLPHAMMMMIPEPWQKNQLMDEDKKAFYQYHSCLMEPWDGPAAMSFTDGDQIGACLDRNGLRPARFIVTDDDFICLSSEVGVVDVPEEKIIMKDRLKPGQMILVDIREGRLCLDEEIKQEIVSKEPYRQWVREQIVPIENVKILNTEKSELKENNSMLERLRVNFGYTVEEWEKGLKPMILQGKEPIGSMGYDAPLAVLSDRPQLLFHYFKQRFAQVTNPPIDAIREELVTSVEVLIGTEGNLLHPNEQEYKKIRLQTPVLSEKEIERLRFLQTEDFKSVVLPFVFPINEQQMNMEQSLEAYLQSVDEAVEKGSNILILSDRGVNAEHAAIPSLLAVSAVHHHLIQTGARSKVSLVIESGEVREIHHFATLLGYGANAIYPYLVYASLSEMMETEGNPISVEEASCHYVKSVTKGILKIMSKMGISTVQSYIGAQIFEAIGIHSDVIQTYFPRTASQIGGLTMADIEKEVRMRHSEAFDTNMPMDTGSDYQWRHGGEPHLFNPETIHTLQHAVRTGRYDLYKKYSRMLQDEMNNRSTLRGLLEFDAKRKPISIDEVEPVESIFKRFKTGAMSYGSISEEAHVALAIAMNRIGGKSNSGEGGEKEERFSPLKNGDSLNSRIKQVASGRFGVTSHYLVHCDEIQIKMAQGAKPGEGGQLAGHKVTSSIAKTRGSTPGIELISPPPHHDIYSIEDLAQLIFDLKNANEKARINVKLVSEAGVGTIAAGVAKAKADVILISGYDGGTGAASKTSIKHTGVPWELGLAEAHQTLVLNGLRNQVTLETDGKLMTGRDVVIAALLGAEEFGFSTLPLVALGCVMMRVCHLDTCPVGIATQNPELRKKMMGTAEHIVHLMHFIAEEMREWMAELGFRTVEEMVGQSNVLKKSTKGNWKAQKLDFSPLLFQQDVPRKWNSVEVEEDVQSTLDVQKLIPMAKLTLEDHERLHVRSYIANTDRSVGTRLGSEISKRFGREGLPDHTIRIDFRGIAGQSFAAFIPNGLTMTLEGEANDYVGKGLSGGKVIMFPPTKSTIPAEKNIIMGNAAFYGATSGEAFINGKAGERFCVRNSGANVVVEGVGDHGCEYMTGGRVVILGEVGKNFAAGMSGGIAYVFPPDEMEFRSLCNPEHVDIEQLEDPGEIEFVKKIVDQHWKYTESYVAAQIIQNWGKNVSQFIRVIPKEFKKKLVSDRFRKDQLIFKS
- a CDS encoding ATP-binding protein; the encoded protein is MYRIAIEREVDIYMASTIGKKLADEHHLNKIEQTKLVVSIMELSRNIIYYADEGEVYITPIPSYGIEVIAIDKGPGIKDLEKVLKNEVPSKKGLGLGLSGVKRLMDEFEIISDEENGTKIRAVKWFNERKVSPYDKIT
- a CDS encoding sodium/proline symporter, whose product is MDKMIILIIGILYLIVILVIGIWSSRKQKDMSTFYIGGRSFGPWLVALAISSTTMSGYGFVGLPAIAYENGYIIIMLGIFATAGIFVSFLVLAKPLRKISEKFGSLTISDLLETRYNSKAVRVVTALAILGGAIGYQMAQYKALGNMLQTVLGVRYEVALFIGVAILTVYVVAGGMISAVWTDFIQMIIMVAGSLIVFFGGLRLVGGFSQMNRELTQINPDLTQAFHTNGGSMTIFIFLSYFLLYMIGQQAQPHVVTKFYMIRKLSMLKWAAFIAALTYGLTVLLWFSGPFTRILVERGEMAAPASADLVVPTFITTYFHPVIAGLLFAAVMAAIMSTSEAFLLLASSSVVRDIYQQVIKKGKELPPKKELSLSRWVTLATVALTFLLSLNPPDLVGWLGNASWGLFVASLLPAVSIGIWWKRATRQAALVSTILGFSLSLILYILKVKGIYTPQLDTGAIAFIISTLSFVIVSYLTKNEKSELFSHEDPRIQADKLVIENKQ
- a CDS encoding ATP-binding protein yields the protein MTKSLKLHRNNYGYIQLNRDGTIINTNDEVRRCPIFRKLEDSDNIFKQLKNEEVRMKLHQCFLGKLSQFIVTIDSQQYFFHFLSIAESITSHLYIFNLDELMMENGNNNWNAHLLTSIGELSAGVAHEVRNPLTAVKGFLQLLEQTYNTKYIHIALDEVERAISILNDLMSVSKPEFEQENVISFNVATELESTLLLFQNQLYNIRIVKDFKQQVAIVKGRRNQIKKAFFNLIKNAIEAMPNGGTLTIELYQDEDGTHVMISDTGVGIPKDKLRLLGTPFFTLKQDGTGMGIAQVYSAIQNNHAFIQVKSIEGKGTSFYIRFPNDSRRKDHTISMEGIEMKTVQAGTSLAEFLEKNADAYANEWHEYIERNKSYFFDFYEDPETLKETVRLLTLLVSKSINGIKSEEIIAWAKETGTNRAKVDFPINLAWEVFQSCRGILWSAIRTYYLEEGIKLDIEEFFALERNINDIIDTIIDTYTSYYVKYKDELLRCQRETVDELSVPVIPIANKVSILPIVGNVDTYRAKKIREKTLVRVKELKAQKLIIDISGVPFVDTAVVNHLFKIVKGIRLLGCSTILTGISPEIADTMIELGIEIDSELKTRSDLQQALQEIQL